One stretch of Paramormyrops kingsleyae isolate MSU_618 chromosome 4, PKINGS_0.4, whole genome shotgun sequence DNA includes these proteins:
- the pitrm1 gene encoding presequence protease, mitochondrial — protein sequence MFRQTSAIIKRLRILSRHHAWRYGSTTATQRAMLYKPGQQIHGFTVTQVTAVPDLCLTAVKLTHDNTAAQYLHVARDDSNNLFSVQFRTTPMDSTGVPHILEHTVLCGSVKYPCRDPFFKMLNRSLSTFMNAFTASDYTMYPFSTQNGKDFQNLLSVYLDAVFFPCLRELDFRQEGWRLENEDPTDPTSPLVFKGVVFNEMKGAFSDNESIYAQQLQNRLYPDHTYAVVSGGEPLAIPDLTWDQLRSFHATHYHPSNARFFTYGDLPLEQHLQQIHEEALSQFQRIKPNTAVPPQPRWEQPREHHVTCGPDPLAPDPTRQNTLCMSYLLGDITDTFEAFTLSLLSSLMVSGPNSPFYKALIEPKMGTDFSSVVGYDGSTRQASFTIGLQGMAESDIEKVKSIICHTVDDIIAHGFEEERIEAQLHKIEVQMKHQSANFGLALASYIAPCWNHEGDPVQLLQIGDNVARLRRCLKDNPRYLQDKVRVYFKENSHRLTLSMSPDESYFVKRAEAEELKLKQATEGLSESDKEETYQKGLQLLSTQSQSQDVSCLPALKISDIEPIIPATPVQMGRAGGLPVQYCEQPTNGVVYFRALCSLNTLPEDLKIYVPLFCNVITKLGCGDLDYRQQAQFMELKTGGMSVYPHVVSDIEDLDAYEQGILLSSSCLDRNLPDMFQLWMRIFDSPHFDDVERLRVLVMSAAQELSNGIAYSGHMYAMVRAARTLSPVGDLQETFGGMDQVAFMKRIAEQPDLTDVLRKLPRLKRHLIGTESMRCSLNATPQAMPAASEQLEKFLGGVGTRRKDRKPVRPNVIERTLDPCTDAGSDVSRKLVSELNFKPFQMKTFFRLPFPVNYVTECIRTVPFTHRDYASLCVLARLMTAKYLHGEIREKGGAYGGGARMDHGGLFAFYSYRDPRSVQTLSVFRGGVDWAKAGHFTQQDIDEAKLSVFSSVDAPVAPSDKGMTRFLSGVSDELKQAHRERLFAVSRKDLTDVTSRYLSQGQGTRSIAILGPENETLKKDPSWVAK from the exons ATGTTCAGACAAACTAGCGCCATTATTAAAAGACTTAGAATTTTAAG TCGACATCATGCTTGGAGGTACGGGAGCACAACTGCCACTCAGAGAGCAATGCTGTATAAACCAGGGCAGCAAATCCACGGCTTCACTGTTACACAG GTGACGGCCGTTCCAGACTTGTGCCTGACGGCCGTGAAGCTAACCCACGATAACACCGCAGCCCAGTATCTTCATGTAGCCCGGGATGACTCCAACAATCTCTTCAG TGTTCAGTTCCGCACCACGCCAATGGACAGTACCGGGGTCCCTCACATCCTGGAGCACACGGTGCTCTGCGGGTCAGTGAAGTACCCCTGCCGTGACCCCTTCTTCAAGATGCTCAACCGCTCCCTGTCCACATTCATGAACGCCTTcacag CGAGTGATTACACGATGTACCCGTTCTCCACGCAGAACGGCAAGGACTTTCAGAACTTACTCTCTGTCTATTTGGACGCCGTCTTTTTTCCCTGCCTCCGAGAGCTGGACTTCCG GCAGGAAGGTTGGAGGTTGGAGAACGAGGATCCCACTGACCCGACGTCCCCTCTGGTCTTCAAAGGCGTCGTCTTCAACGAGATGAAGGGAGCCTTT TCGGACAACGAGAGCATCTATGCCCAGCAGCTGCAGAACCGGCTCTACCCGGACCACACATACGCGGTGGTGTCAGGCGGGGAGCCGCTGGCCATCCCAGATCTGACCTGGGATCAGCTCAGGAGCTTCCACGCCACACACTACCACCCCAGCAATGCCCG GTTTTTCACATATGGAGACCTGCCCCTGGAGCAGCACCTGCAGCAGATCCATGAGGAGGCGCTGTCTCAGTTTCAGCGCATCAAGCCCAACACGGCcgtgcccccccagccccgttGGGAGCAGCCT AGAGAGCATCATGTGACCTGTGGCCCCGATCCTCTGGCCCCGGACCCGACCCGGCAGAACACTCTGTGTATGAGCTACCTTCTGGGAGA CATCACAGATACGTTCGAGGCCTTCACGCTCAGTCTGCTGTCCTCACTGATGGTGTCGGGACCAAACTCTCCGTTCTACAAGGCGCTGATCGAGCCCAAGATGGGGACGGACTTCTCCTCCGTTGTGGG gtacgACGGCAGCACCAGGCAGGCGTCCTTCACCATCGGCCTGCAGGGGATGGCCGAATCGGACATCGAGAAGGTGAAGAGCATCATCTGTCACACCGTCGATGACATTATTGC CCACGGCTTTGAGGAGGAGAGGATCGAAGCACAACTTCACAAGATCGAAGTACAGATGAAGCACCAGTCGGCGAATTTCGGGCTCGCCTTGGCCTCT tacatcgccccctgctggaacCACGAGGGAGACCCGGTGCAGCTCCTGCAGATCGGCGATAACGTGGCAAGGTTGCGGCGGTGCCTGAAGGACAACCCGCGGTACCTCCAGGACAAGGTCCGGGTCTACTTCAAG GAAAACTCTCACAGGCTGACGCTGTCCATGAGCCCAGACGAGTCCTACTTCGTGAAGCGGGCTGAAGCTGAGGAGCTGAAGCTGAAGCAGGCGACGGAGGGCCTGTCGGAGAGCGATAAGGAGGAGACCTACCAGAAAG GTTTGCAGCTGCTGTCCACTCAGAGCCAGTCGCAGGACGTCTCTTGTCTCCCTGCCCTAAAGATCTCGGACATCGAGCCCATCATCCCGGCCACACCTGTACAGATGGGCCGTGCAG GCGGGCTGCCGGTGCAGTATTGCGAGCAGCCGACCAATGGCGTGGTGTACTTCAGGGCCCTGTGCAGCCTCAACACCCTCCCCGAGGACCTCAAAATATACGTGCCGCTGTTCTGTAACGTCATCACCAA GCTGGGCTGTGGAGATCTAGATTACCGGCAGCAGGCCCAGTTCATGGAGCTAAAGACCGGGGGCATGTCCGTGTACCCGCACGTCGTCTCAGACATCGAAGACCTGGATGCCTATGAGCAG GGAATTCTGCTGTCATCTTCATGCCTGGACAGGAACCTGCCAGACATGTTTCAGCTGTGGATGCGAATATTTGACAG CCCCCACTTCGACGACGTGGAGCGTCTCCGCGTGCTGGTGATGTCAGCCGCCCAGGAGTTGTCCAATGGGATCGCTTACTCGGGTCACATGTACGCCATGGTGCGGGCGGCCCGCACCCTGAGCCCCGTGGGAGACCTGCAGGAGACCTTCGGTGGGATGGACCAG GTCGCATTTATGAAGCGGATCGCCGAGCAGCCGGACCTCACCGACGTCCTCCGGAAGCTTCCGCGACTCAAGAGGCACCTCATCGGCACAGAGAGCATGAG gtgctcCCTGAATGCTACCCCCCAGGCCATGCCCGCGGCGTCGGAGCAGCTGGAGAAGTTTCTGGGTGGCGTCGGGACCCGGAGGAAGGACCGCAAGCCCGTGCGGCCCAACGTCATCGAG AGGACGCTGGACCCCTGTACAGATGCCGGATCGGACGTCAGCCGTAAGCTTGTTTCT gagCTAAACTTCAAACCCTTCCAGATGAAGACTTTCTTCCGGCTTCCCTTCCCGGTGAACTATGTGACCGAATGCATCCGCACCGTGCCTTTCACGCACCGGGACTACGCCag CCTCTGCGTTCTAGCCCGCCTGATGACCGCCAAGTACCTGCACGGCGAGATCCGGGAGAAGGGCGGGGCTTACGGCGGTGGCGCGCGGATGGATCACGGAGGACTGTTCGCCTTCTACTCATACAG GGACCCGAGGTCGGTTCAGACCCTGTCCGTGTTCCGGGGAGGCGTGGATTGGGCCAAAGCGGGTCATTTCACCCAGCAGGACATCGACGAGGCCAAGCTCTCTGTCTTCTCCAGCGTGGACGCCCCGGTTGCACCCTCAGATAAAG GCATGACCCGCTTCCTGAGTGGTGTCTCTGATGAGCTGAAGCAGGCACACAGAGAGCGGCTGTTTGCCGTCTCCCGCAAGGACCTGACCGACGTGACTAGCAg GTACCTCAGCCAAGGCCAGGGAACACGCAGCATAGCCATCCTGGGCCCAGAGAACGAGACCCTCAAGAAGGACCCTTCTTGGGTGGCTAAGTGA